A region from the Gallus gallus isolate bGalGal1 chromosome 25, bGalGal1.mat.broiler.GRCg7b, whole genome shotgun sequence genome encodes:
- the SEMA6C gene encoding semaphorin-6C isoform X1, whose product MPPRAAAAPPLPLLVLVGPAALALSFPRDLEPRSAVGLSATASYPRFGGLRGDNGSAEFGIGFQRMLRLNGTLLVAARDHLYAFALGGDPTALYPHRSVTWEPRDRAGCAVRGEVQDGCHNHIRVLLPRDARTLFVCGTNAFSPVCRTYQALTLQQEGEELPGQARCPFDARQSIAATFADDRLYSATVADFQASDAVIYRSVRGPALRSIKYSSRWLREPHFVHAMPHGAHVYFFFREMAAELGLPGKVPVSRVGRVCRNDAGGSPRVLERRWTSFLKKRLQCAVPGDVPFHFDVLEAVTAPHTLHGQPAVLAVFGTQRNSIPGSAVCAFYLADVERAFEGPFADPRGAAAPWPPVPEERVPRPRPGCCAGMGSAAAIVTSGDIPDETLSFAKEHPLLHGAVVPAGGRPLFTQTGTRLTQLAVDVGAGPRGNHTVLFVGSEDGRVLKVLTAARRPGDNGQHGDTAGHGDGNGDNNGDNNGDGGTEAVLLEEIRLYEAGRCRGPRGASRVLGLELHPEGRELFVAFSGCIVRLPLSRCARHGQCRRSCLAARDPYCVWLPPGGCVPFSEDLPDGFEQDVEGSSGLTGTCAGAASAGDGDADNGDVAHRVRGAVPEAAVPVPVLVGCVLGAFVLGALVAGLGAACTRRPAAPKGAPEPPSPRPPPAPRLYPPLPPHSGAWDPHPELPSPEPSPEPPTRTPHGLSTPQPPGPGPPLRATLEGSGAAGWSLPPPGPMANRVQPGSSPFAPWDGAPRRLDVPPDSPPPPRRPLAQRHSLGGPGGAARPPGMARGLTRMYSLGAPGGAPPWGPHAIPLQRSLSMKPPLSTKPPLPPKPPPVP is encoded by the exons AtgccgccccgcgctgccgccgccccccctctccccctcctcgTCCTCGTGGGTCCCGCAGCGCTGGCGCTGTCCTTCCCGCGGGACCTCGAGCCGCGCAGCGCCGTGGGGCTGTCAG CCACCGCCTCCTATCCGCGCTTCGGGGGTCTCCGCGGGGACAACGGCAGCGCGGAGTTCGGCATCGGCTTCCAGCGAATGCTGCGCCTCAACGGGACGCTGCTGGTGGCCGCGCG GGACCACCTCTACGCCTTCGCTCTGGGGGGGGACCCGACAGCGCTGTACCCCCATCGG AGCGTCACCTGGGAACCACGGGACAGAGCCGGCTGTGCTGTGCGGGGAGAGGTGCAG GACGGCTGTCACAACCACATCCGTGTGCTGCTGCCCCGCGATGCCCGGACCCTCTTTGTCTGTGGGACCAACGCCTTCAGCCCCGTGTGCCGCACCTACCAG GCGCTGACCCTACAGCAGGAGGGCGAGGAGCTGCCCGGACAGGCGCGCTGCCCCTTTGATGCACGGCAGAGCATTGCAGCCACTTTTGCTG ACGACCGTCTGTACTCCGCCACCGTGGCCGACTTCCAGGCGAGCGACGCCGTCATCTACCGCAGTGTGCGCGGCCCGGCGCTGCGCAGCATCAAGTACAGCTCCCGCTGGCTGCGGG AGCCGCACTTCGTCCACGCGATGCCCCACGGAGCGCACGTCTACTTCTTCTTCCGGGAGATGGCGGCGGAGCTGGGGCTGCCGGGGAAG GTGCCGGTGTCCCGCGTGGGCCGCGTGTGCCGCAATGACGCCGGGGGGTCCCCGCGGGTCCTGGAGCGGCGCTGGACGTCGTTCCTGAAGAAGCGGCTGCAGTGCGCCGTGCCCGGGGACGTCCCCTTCCACTTCGATGTCCTCGAGGCCGTCACTGCGCCCCACACACTGCACGGGCAGCCCGCGGTGCTGGCGGTGTTTGGGACGCAGCGCAACAG CATCCCGGGCTCGGCTGTGTGCGCCTTCTACCTGGCGGACGTGGAACGCGCCTTCGAGGGACCCTTTGCTGACCCCCGCGGTGCCGCGGCCCCATGGCCCCCAGTGCCCGAGGAGCGCGTGCCCCGGCCCAG ACCCGGCTGCTGTGCGGGGATGGGGTCGGCCGCTGCCATTGTCACCTCTGGGGACATCCCCGACGAGACGCTGTCCTTCGCCAAGGAGCACCCCCTGCTGCACGGGGCGGTGGTGCCCGCCGGGGGACGGCCGCTCTTCACCCAAACCGGCACCAG GCTGACGCAGCTGGCGGTGGATgtgggcgcggggccgcgggggaACCACACGGTGCTGTTTGTGGGCTCGGAGGACGGGCGGGTGCTGAAGGTGCTGACGGCCGCACGACGCCCCGGGGACAACGGGCAGCACGGTGACACTGCGGGACACGGGGACGGCAACGGGGACAACAACGGGGACAACAATGGGGACGGTGGCACTGAGgcggtgctgctggaggagatcAGGCTGTATGAGGCCGGGAG GTGCCGGGGGCCGCGCGGTGCCAGCCGGGTGTTGGGGTTGGAGCTGCACCCCGAAGGCCGGGAGCTCTTCGTCGCCTTCTCGGGGTGCATCGTGCGACTGCCCCTGAGCCGCTGCGCCCGGCACGGGCAGTGCCGCCg GAGCTGCCTGGCAGCGCGGGACCCCTACTGCGTCTGGCTGCCCCCCGGGGGCTGCGTCCCCTTCTCTGAGGACCTCCC GGACGGCTTTGAGCAGGACGTGGAGGGGTCCAGCGGGCTGACGGGGACCTGTGCAG GTGCAGCATCTGCAGGGGACGGGGATGCGGACAATGGGGACGTGGCCCACA gggtCCGCGGAGCGGTGCCGGAGGCGGCGGTGCCGGTACCGGTGCTGGTGGGCTGCGTGCTGGGCGCCTTcgtactgggagcactggtggCAGGACTGGGAGCCGCCTGCACCCGCCGACCAGCAGCACCCAAAGGTGCCCCCGAGCCCCCCAGCCCGCGTCCCCCGCCCGCCCCACGCCTCTaccccccgctgcccccgcaCAGCGGGGCCTGGGACCCACACCCGGAGCTGCCCAGCCCggagcccagcccagagccccCCACCAGGACACCCCACGGGCTCAGCACCCCGCAGCCCCCTGGCCCGGGACCCCCACTCAGAGCCACCCTGGAGGGCTCGGGAGCTGCAGGGTGGTCGctgcccccccccggccctATGGCCAACCGGGTGCAGCCGGGTTCTTCCCCATTTGCCCCATGGGACGGAGCCCCCCGGCGCCTCGATGTGCCCCCTGAcagcccccccccgccccgccggccgCTGGCACAGAGACACTCCCTGGGGGGGCCTGGGGGGGCAGCGAGGCCCCCAGGCATGGCACGCGGCCTCACCCGCATGTACTCActgggggcaccgggggggGCACCGCCATGGGGTCCCCATGCCATTCCCCTGCAGCGCTCGCTCTCCATGAAGCCCCCCCTGTCCACAAAGCCCCCCCTGCCACCCAAACCCCCCCCAGTGCCCTGA
- the SEMA6C gene encoding semaphorin-6C isoform X2: protein MPPRAAAAPPLPLLVLVGPAALALSFPRDLEPRSAVGLSATASYPRFGGLRGDNGSAEFGIGFQRMLRLNGTLLVAARDHLYAFALGGDPTALYPHRSVTWEPRDRAGCAVRGEVQDGCHNHIRVLLPRDARTLFVCGTNAFSPVCRTYQALTLQQEGEELPGQARCPFDARQSIAATFADDRLYSATVADFQASDAVIYRSVRGPALRSIKYSSRWLREPHFVHAMPHGAHVYFFFREMAAELGLPGKVPVSRVGRVCRNDAGGSPRVLERRWTSFLKKRLQCAVPGDVPFHFDVLEAVTAPHTLHGQPAVLAVFGTQRNSIPGSAVCAFYLADVERAFEGPFADPRGAAAPWPPVPEERVPRPRPGCCAGMGSAAAIVTSGDIPDETLSFAKEHPLLHGAVVPAGGRPLFTQTGTRLTQLAVDVGAGPRGNHTVLFVGSEDGRVLKVLTAARRPGDNGQHGDTAGHGDGNGDNNGDNNGDGGTEAVLLEEIRLYEAGRSCLAARDPYCVWLPPGGCVPFSEDLPDGFEQDVEGSSGLTGTCAGAASAGDGDADNGDVAHRVRGAVPEAAVPVPVLVGCVLGAFVLGALVAGLGAACTRRPAAPKGAPEPPSPRPPPAPRLYPPLPPHSGAWDPHPELPSPEPSPEPPTRTPHGLSTPQPPGPGPPLRATLEGSGAAGWSLPPPGPMANRVQPGSSPFAPWDGAPRRLDVPPDSPPPPRRPLAQRHSLGGPGGAARPPGMARGLTRMYSLGAPGGAPPWGPHAIPLQRSLSMKPPLSTKPPLPPKPPPVP, encoded by the exons AtgccgccccgcgctgccgccgccccccctctccccctcctcgTCCTCGTGGGTCCCGCAGCGCTGGCGCTGTCCTTCCCGCGGGACCTCGAGCCGCGCAGCGCCGTGGGGCTGTCAG CCACCGCCTCCTATCCGCGCTTCGGGGGTCTCCGCGGGGACAACGGCAGCGCGGAGTTCGGCATCGGCTTCCAGCGAATGCTGCGCCTCAACGGGACGCTGCTGGTGGCCGCGCG GGACCACCTCTACGCCTTCGCTCTGGGGGGGGACCCGACAGCGCTGTACCCCCATCGG AGCGTCACCTGGGAACCACGGGACAGAGCCGGCTGTGCTGTGCGGGGAGAGGTGCAG GACGGCTGTCACAACCACATCCGTGTGCTGCTGCCCCGCGATGCCCGGACCCTCTTTGTCTGTGGGACCAACGCCTTCAGCCCCGTGTGCCGCACCTACCAG GCGCTGACCCTACAGCAGGAGGGCGAGGAGCTGCCCGGACAGGCGCGCTGCCCCTTTGATGCACGGCAGAGCATTGCAGCCACTTTTGCTG ACGACCGTCTGTACTCCGCCACCGTGGCCGACTTCCAGGCGAGCGACGCCGTCATCTACCGCAGTGTGCGCGGCCCGGCGCTGCGCAGCATCAAGTACAGCTCCCGCTGGCTGCGGG AGCCGCACTTCGTCCACGCGATGCCCCACGGAGCGCACGTCTACTTCTTCTTCCGGGAGATGGCGGCGGAGCTGGGGCTGCCGGGGAAG GTGCCGGTGTCCCGCGTGGGCCGCGTGTGCCGCAATGACGCCGGGGGGTCCCCGCGGGTCCTGGAGCGGCGCTGGACGTCGTTCCTGAAGAAGCGGCTGCAGTGCGCCGTGCCCGGGGACGTCCCCTTCCACTTCGATGTCCTCGAGGCCGTCACTGCGCCCCACACACTGCACGGGCAGCCCGCGGTGCTGGCGGTGTTTGGGACGCAGCGCAACAG CATCCCGGGCTCGGCTGTGTGCGCCTTCTACCTGGCGGACGTGGAACGCGCCTTCGAGGGACCCTTTGCTGACCCCCGCGGTGCCGCGGCCCCATGGCCCCCAGTGCCCGAGGAGCGCGTGCCCCGGCCCAG ACCCGGCTGCTGTGCGGGGATGGGGTCGGCCGCTGCCATTGTCACCTCTGGGGACATCCCCGACGAGACGCTGTCCTTCGCCAAGGAGCACCCCCTGCTGCACGGGGCGGTGGTGCCCGCCGGGGGACGGCCGCTCTTCACCCAAACCGGCACCAG GCTGACGCAGCTGGCGGTGGATgtgggcgcggggccgcgggggaACCACACGGTGCTGTTTGTGGGCTCGGAGGACGGGCGGGTGCTGAAGGTGCTGACGGCCGCACGACGCCCCGGGGACAACGGGCAGCACGGTGACACTGCGGGACACGGGGACGGCAACGGGGACAACAACGGGGACAACAATGGGGACGGTGGCACTGAGgcggtgctgctggaggagatcAGGCTGTATGAGGCCGGGAG GAGCTGCCTGGCAGCGCGGGACCCCTACTGCGTCTGGCTGCCCCCCGGGGGCTGCGTCCCCTTCTCTGAGGACCTCCC GGACGGCTTTGAGCAGGACGTGGAGGGGTCCAGCGGGCTGACGGGGACCTGTGCAG GTGCAGCATCTGCAGGGGACGGGGATGCGGACAATGGGGACGTGGCCCACA gggtCCGCGGAGCGGTGCCGGAGGCGGCGGTGCCGGTACCGGTGCTGGTGGGCTGCGTGCTGGGCGCCTTcgtactgggagcactggtggCAGGACTGGGAGCCGCCTGCACCCGCCGACCAGCAGCACCCAAAGGTGCCCCCGAGCCCCCCAGCCCGCGTCCCCCGCCCGCCCCACGCCTCTaccccccgctgcccccgcaCAGCGGGGCCTGGGACCCACACCCGGAGCTGCCCAGCCCggagcccagcccagagccccCCACCAGGACACCCCACGGGCTCAGCACCCCGCAGCCCCCTGGCCCGGGACCCCCACTCAGAGCCACCCTGGAGGGCTCGGGAGCTGCAGGGTGGTCGctgcccccccccggccctATGGCCAACCGGGTGCAGCCGGGTTCTTCCCCATTTGCCCCATGGGACGGAGCCCCCCGGCGCCTCGATGTGCCCCCTGAcagcccccccccgccccgccggccgCTGGCACAGAGACACTCCCTGGGGGGGCCTGGGGGGGCAGCGAGGCCCCCAGGCATGGCACGCGGCCTCACCCGCATGTACTCActgggggcaccgggggggGCACCGCCATGGGGTCCCCATGCCATTCCCCTGCAGCGCTCGCTCTCCATGAAGCCCCCCCTGTCCACAAAGCCCCCCCTGCCACCCAAACCCCCCCCAGTGCCCTGA